From Pantoea sp. Ep11b, the proteins below share one genomic window:
- the sanA gene encoding outer membrane permeability protein SanA gives MLKRVLIGLLFIILLMMATALGLDRWISWKTAPFIYENVASLPHRQVGVVLGTAKYYRTGVINQYYLYRIQGALNAYNSGRINYLLLSGDNAQQSYNEPMTMRRDLIKAGVDPADIVLDYAGFRTLDSIVRTRKVFDTNDFIIITQRFHCERALFIALQLGIQAQCYAVPSPKNMLSVRFREVGARLGALADLFLLKREPRFLGPLVPIPAVRDVPEDTQSYPAVTPEQLLELEQKLRK, from the coding sequence ATGCTGAAACGCGTTCTCATTGGTCTGCTTTTCATCATCTTACTGATGATGGCGACGGCGCTCGGCCTTGATCGCTGGATCAGCTGGAAAACTGCGCCCTTTATCTACGAGAATGTCGCCTCTTTGCCTCATCGTCAGGTTGGCGTGGTGCTGGGAACGGCGAAATATTATCGGACCGGCGTCATCAATCAGTATTATCTCTACCGCATACAGGGTGCGCTGAACGCCTATAACAGCGGCAGAATAAACTATCTGCTGTTGAGTGGTGATAACGCGCAGCAGAGCTACAACGAGCCAATGACCATGCGCCGCGATTTAATCAAGGCAGGGGTCGATCCGGCTGATATCGTGCTCGATTATGCCGGCTTCCGCACGCTGGATTCGATAGTGCGCACCCGCAAGGTATTCGACACCAACGACTTCATTATTATTACGCAGCGCTTCCACTGTGAGCGGGCCCTGTTTATTGCCCTGCAACTCGGTATTCAGGCGCAGTGCTACGCCGTGCCATCGCCAAAAAATATGCTTAGCGTACGCTTCCGTGAGGTCGGTGCCCGGCTGGGTGCGCTGGCGGATCTTTTCCTGCTGAAACGCGAGCCCCGCTTCCTGGGTCCGCTGGTGCCAATTCCTGCCGTGCGCGATGTGCCCGAAGATACGCAAAGTTATCCGGCAGTGACGCCGGAGCAGCTGCTGGAACTCGAGCAGAAGCTGCGCAAATAG
- the mglC gene encoding galactose/methyl galactoside ABC transporter permease MglC has translation MKATTKKNALTWLKEGGIYVVLLVLLAIIIFQDPSFLSLMNLSNILTQSSVRIIIALGVAGLIVTQGTDLSAGRQVGLAAVVAATLLQAMDNANKVFPTLDTVPIPLVILTVCIIGGVIGLVNGVIIAYLKVTPFITTLGTMIIVYGINSLYYDFVGASPIAGFDAGFSKFTQGFLRFGDFKLSFITFYAVIAIVFVWVLWNKTRFGKNIFAIGGNPEAAKVSGVNVPLNLIMIYALSGVFYAFGGMLEAGRIGSATNNLGFMYELDAIAACVVGGVSFAGGVGSVAGVVTGVLIFTVINYGLTYIGVNPYWQYIIKGGIIIFAVALDSLKYSRKK, from the coding sequence ATGAAAGCGACTACAAAAAAGAATGCGCTAACCTGGTTAAAAGAGGGCGGCATTTATGTCGTTCTGCTGGTATTGCTGGCTATTATTATTTTCCAGGATCCTTCATTCTTAAGTTTAATGAACCTGAGTAATATCCTGACTCAGTCGTCGGTGCGTATTATTATTGCACTGGGTGTGGCAGGGCTGATCGTGACCCAGGGTACGGACCTGTCAGCCGGTCGTCAGGTAGGTCTGGCGGCGGTGGTTGCGGCAACGCTGTTGCAGGCGATGGATAACGCCAACAAGGTCTTCCCGACGCTGGATACGGTGCCAATCCCTCTGGTTATCCTGACCGTGTGCATCATCGGCGGGGTGATTGGTCTGGTCAACGGTGTGATTATCGCGTACCTGAAGGTCACGCCATTTATCACCACGCTGGGCACCATGATCATCGTTTATGGTATCAACTCTCTCTATTACGACTTTGTGGGTGCATCACCGATTGCAGGTTTTGATGCCGGGTTCTCTAAATTCACCCAGGGCTTCCTGCGTTTCGGTGATTTTAAACTCTCCTTCATCACCTTCTATGCCGTGATTGCCATTGTTTTCGTCTGGGTGCTGTGGAACAAAACCCGCTTTGGCAAAAACATTTTTGCTATCGGCGGTAACCCGGAAGCGGCGAAAGTGTCAGGTGTGAACGTGCCGTTGAACCTGATCATGATCTATGCGCTGTCAGGTGTGTTCTATGCCTTTGGCGGGATGCTGGAAGCGGGTCGTATCGGTTCGGCGACTAACAACCTCGGCTTTATGTATGAGCTGGATGCGATTGCTGCCTGCGTGGTCGGCGGCGTCTCCTTCGCCGGTGGTGTGGGAAGCGTGGCGGGTGTGGTTACCGGTGTGTTGATCTTCACCGTAATCAACTACGGTCTGACCTATATCGGCGTTAACCCTTACTGGCAGTACATTATCAAAGGCGGCATCATCATTTTCGCCGTGGCGCTGGATTCACTGAAGTATTCGCGCAAGAAGTAA
- the mglA gene encoding galactose/methyl galactoside ABC transporter ATP-binding protein MglA, whose product MASDNTTAQREYLLEMTNVSKSFPGVKALDNVNLKVRPHSVHALMGENGAGKSTLLKCLFGIYKKDTGSILFQGNEIDYKSSKEALENGVSMVHQELNLVLQRTVMDNMWLGRYPRKGFFVDQDKMYQDTKAIFDELDIDIDPRDKVANLSVSQMQMIEIAKAFSYDAKIVIMDEPTSSLTEKEVNHLFTIIRKLKDRGCGIVYISHKMEEIFQLCDEITILRDGQWIATQPLEGLDMDKIIAMMVGRSLNQRFPDRTNVPGETILEVRNLTSLRQPSIRDISFDLRKGEILGIAGLVGAKRTDIVETLFGIREKSGGTIKLHGKPINNHSANEAINHGFALVTEERRSTGIYAYLDIGFNSLISNIKKYKNSMGLLDNKRMKSDTQWVIDSMRVKTPGHHTQIGSLSGGNQQKVIIGRWLLTQPEILMLDEPTRGIDVGAKFEIYQLIAELAKKEKGIIIISSEMPELLGITDRILVMSNGLVAGIVDTKTTTQNEILRLASLHL is encoded by the coding sequence ATGGCCAGTGATAATACGACCGCGCAGCGAGAATATCTGCTGGAAATGACGAATGTCTCTAAATCATTTCCCGGTGTTAAAGCGTTAGATAATGTGAATTTAAAAGTGCGGCCTCACTCTGTTCATGCATTAATGGGCGAGAACGGTGCCGGGAAATCCACCTTATTAAAATGCCTGTTTGGTATTTATAAAAAAGATACCGGCAGTATTCTGTTCCAGGGTAATGAGATCGATTATAAAAGTTCCAAAGAGGCGCTGGAAAATGGCGTGTCAATGGTGCATCAGGAATTAAACCTGGTTCTGCAGCGTACGGTCATGGACAACATGTGGCTGGGACGTTATCCGCGCAAAGGATTCTTTGTTGATCAGGATAAAATGTACCAGGATACCAAAGCGATTTTTGACGAGCTGGATATCGATATCGATCCGCGCGACAAAGTGGCCAATCTGTCTGTCTCACAGATGCAGATGATTGAAATCGCCAAAGCGTTCTCCTATGACGCGAAAATTGTGATTATGGATGAGCCGACCTCCTCGTTAACCGAGAAAGAGGTTAATCATCTGTTCACGATTATCCGTAAGCTGAAAGATCGCGGCTGTGGCATTGTTTATATTTCGCACAAGATGGAAGAGATTTTCCAGCTGTGTGATGAGATCACGATTCTGCGCGATGGTCAGTGGATCGCCACTCAGCCGCTGGAAGGGCTGGATATGGATAAGATCATCGCCATGATGGTCGGCCGTTCACTGAATCAGCGTTTCCCTGATCGTACCAACGTGCCGGGTGAAACGATTCTTGAGGTGCGTAATCTCACCTCTCTGCGTCAGCCTTCGATTCGCGACATCTCATTTGATCTGCGTAAAGGGGAGATCCTCGGCATTGCCGGGCTGGTGGGCGCCAAACGTACCGATATCGTCGAAACGCTGTTTGGCATTCGCGAAAAGTCGGGCGGCACCATAAAACTCCATGGCAAACCGATTAATAACCACAGCGCCAATGAAGCCATTAACCACGGCTTTGCGCTGGTGACGGAAGAGCGCCGTTCGACCGGTATTTATGCTTACCTCGACATTGGATTTAACTCGCTTATTTCCAATATCAAAAAATATAAAAACAGCATGGGGCTGCTGGATAATAAACGCATGAAGAGTGATACCCAGTGGGTGATCGATTCAATGCGGGTAAAAACGCCAGGCCACCATACCCAGATTGGTTCGCTTTCGGGCGGTAACCAGCAAAAAGTGATTATTGGCCGCTGGTTATTGACCCAGCCTGAAATCCTGATGCTTGATGAACCTACGCGCGGTATTGACGTGGGGGCAAAATTCGAAATTTACCAGTTGATTGCTGAGCTGGCGAAAAAAGAGAAGGGCATCATTATTATCTCATCCGAAATGCCGGAGCTGTTAGGCATTACCGACCGTATTCTGGTAATGAGTAACGGACTGGTGGCAGGCATAGTTGATACCAAAACGACCACGCAGAACGAAATATTGCGTTTAGCGTCATTACACCTTTAA
- the mglB gene encoding galactose/glucose ABC transporter substrate-binding protein MglB, translating to MNKKVFTLTALVASMMFGATAHAADTRIGVTIYKYDDNFMSMVRKDIEKEAKTIGGVQLLMNDSQNDQSKQNDQIDVLMAKGVKALAINLVDPAAAAVVVDKARANDVPVVFFNKEPNAKVLAGYDKAYYVGTDSKESGIIQGKLIEKHWKATPAWDLNKDGTIQFVLLKGEPGHPDAEARTKYVIDTLNKDGLKTQQLAMDTAMWDTAQAKDKMDAWLSGPNAKKIEVVIANNDAMAMGAVEALKAHNMSSIPVFGVDALPEALALVKSGALAGTVLNDAENQAKATLDIANNLANGKAATDGTNFKMVDKIVRVPYVPVDKENLSQFQK from the coding sequence ATGAATAAGAAGGTTTTCACGCTTACCGCCCTGGTCGCCAGCATGATGTTTGGCGCAACCGCTCACGCAGCTGATACCCGCATCGGGGTAACCATTTACAAATATGATGACAACTTCATGTCAATGGTGCGCAAAGATATCGAGAAAGAAGCGAAAACCATCGGTGGCGTGCAGTTGCTGATGAATGACTCGCAGAATGACCAGTCTAAACAGAACGACCAGATTGACGTGCTGATGGCTAAAGGCGTGAAAGCACTGGCGATTAACCTGGTTGACCCGGCCGCTGCTGCGGTGGTGGTGGATAAAGCGCGTGCCAACGACGTGCCGGTTGTCTTCTTCAACAAAGAGCCGAATGCCAAAGTGCTGGCCGGTTACGACAAAGCCTATTACGTGGGTACTGACTCTAAAGAGTCCGGCATTATCCAGGGCAAGCTGATTGAGAAGCACTGGAAAGCGACGCCAGCCTGGGATCTGAACAAAGATGGCACCATCCAGTTTGTGCTGCTGAAAGGCGAGCCAGGCCACCCGGATGCGGAAGCCCGTACCAAATATGTGATCGACACCCTGAACAAAGATGGCCTGAAAACGCAGCAGTTAGCGATGGATACGGCGATGTGGGACACCGCGCAGGCTAAAGATAAGATGGATGCGTGGCTCTCTGGCCCGAACGCGAAGAAAATCGAAGTGGTGATTGCTAACAACGACGCCATGGCGATGGGTGCGGTTGAAGCGCTGAAAGCGCATAACATGTCCTCTATTCCTGTCTTCGGCGTCGATGCCCTGCCAGAAGCCCTGGCGCTGGTGAAATCCGGTGCGCTGGCCGGTACCGTGCTTAACGATGCTGAAAACCAGGCGAAAGCGACGCTGGATATTGCCAACAACCTGGCAAACGGCAAAGCCGCTACTGACGGAACCAACTTCAAGATGGTTGATAAGATCGTCCGCGTTCCTTACGTGCCGGTTGATAAAGAAAACCTGTCTCAGTTCCAGAAATAA
- the galS gene encoding HTH-type transcriptional regulator GalS, translating to MITIRDVARQAGVSVATVSRVLNQSNAVTSDTRDAVLQAVEALGYRPNANAQALATQVSDTIGVVVMDVSDPFFGALVKAVDTVAQRVHKHVLISNSWHQEEKERHAIEVLIRQRCSALVVHAKTLPDAELAEFMQHVPGMVVINRIVPGFEHRSVSLDNVTGALMASRTLLQQGHSRIGYLCSSHPIEDVAQRREGWLQAMAEQGIRPQESWIASAEPDMQGGEAAMVELLGRNLNLTAVFAYNDGMAAGALTALKDNGIQVPQHFSVIGFDDIPISRYTDPQLTTVRYPIISMAKIATELALQGAAGVLDDTATHIFMPTLVRRHSVALRQNVESVTNSGDSGM from the coding sequence ATGATAACAATCCGTGATGTTGCCCGTCAGGCTGGCGTATCCGTAGCGACCGTGTCGCGCGTGCTTAATCAGAGCAACGCCGTGACCTCTGACACCCGCGACGCCGTGTTACAGGCAGTCGAAGCGCTGGGCTATCGTCCCAATGCCAACGCCCAGGCGCTGGCCACGCAGGTCAGCGACACAATCGGGGTGGTGGTAATGGATGTTTCCGATCCCTTCTTCGGGGCGCTGGTGAAAGCGGTAGATACCGTGGCGCAGCGCGTCCATAAGCATGTGTTAATCAGCAACTCCTGGCATCAGGAAGAGAAAGAGCGCCATGCGATCGAAGTGCTGATTCGGCAGCGCTGCAGCGCCCTGGTGGTCCATGCCAAGACCCTGCCGGACGCGGAGCTGGCGGAGTTTATGCAGCATGTGCCGGGCATGGTCGTCATCAATCGCATCGTCCCCGGCTTTGAACATCGCAGCGTCAGCCTTGATAACGTTACCGGGGCACTGATGGCCTCACGCACTCTGTTACAGCAGGGACATAGCCGCATCGGTTATCTCTGCTCCAGCCATCCTATCGAGGATGTGGCACAGCGTCGCGAGGGCTGGCTGCAGGCGATGGCAGAGCAGGGCATCCGGCCTCAGGAGAGCTGGATCGCCAGCGCGGAGCCGGATATGCAGGGGGGGGAAGCCGCGATGGTGGAGCTGCTGGGACGAAATCTGAATCTCACTGCCGTGTTTGCCTACAACGACGGCATGGCGGCGGGCGCGCTCACTGCGCTGAAAGATAACGGCATTCAGGTGCCACAGCATTTTTCTGTCATTGGCTTTGATGACATTCCTATCTCACGTTACACCGATCCGCAGTTAACCACCGTCCGCTATCCCATTATTTCTATGGCAAAAATCGCCACTGAGCTGGCGTTACAGGGCGCGGCTGGCGTGCTTGATGACACCGCAACACACATCTTTATGCCGACCCTGGTGCGGCGTCATTCGGTGGCGCTGCGGCAAAATGTGGAGTCCGTCACTAATTCAGGCGATTCAGGCATGTAA
- the yeiB gene encoding DUF418 domain-containing protein YeiB, protein MQRYHALDFIRGCAILGILLLNIVGFGLPSAAYLNPAWQGSVTLSDAWTWALSDTFAQLKFLTLFALLFGAGLQLQLPRGSRWLTARLSLLVIIGFLHAVFLWEGDILLDYGVIGLVVWRVLRDVPSTRSLMNTGILLYLVGCGVLLVFGSISDPEPTRSWLPGAADLQYEQYWKITGGWEAVQNRLDHLSSGLMALAAQYGWQLAGLMMIGGALLRSGWLTGQFSAQHYRQAAARLLTPGFAIAVAGVAAQWLLHWEFRWSGFYLQTPRDLASPLISLGYAALCLAYWPQIARWRISHAIQCVGRMALTNYLLQSLICTTLFYRFNLYMHFTRLELVMMVPLIWLINILFSLIWLHFFAQGPLEWLWRRLTLFSAGKSRLTDRAG, encoded by the coding sequence ATGCAACGCTATCACGCGCTGGATTTCATTCGTGGCTGTGCCATTCTCGGCATTCTGCTGCTTAATATCGTCGGCTTTGGCTTGCCCTCGGCCGCCTATCTCAATCCCGCCTGGCAGGGCAGTGTCACCCTGAGCGATGCCTGGACCTGGGCGCTCTCTGACACCTTCGCCCAGCTCAAATTCCTCACCCTGTTTGCCCTGCTGTTTGGCGCGGGTCTGCAGCTGCAGCTGCCGCGTGGCAGCCGCTGGCTGACGGCCAGGCTCTCACTGCTGGTGATAATCGGTTTCCTGCATGCGGTTTTTTTGTGGGAGGGCGATATCCTGCTGGATTACGGTGTGATCGGGCTGGTGGTCTGGCGGGTGTTGCGCGACGTTCCATCCACCCGCAGTCTGATGAATACCGGTATTCTGCTCTATCTGGTGGGCTGTGGCGTGCTGCTGGTGTTCGGGTCGATCTCCGACCCCGAACCGACCCGTTCCTGGCTGCCAGGCGCTGCCGATCTGCAATATGAACAGTACTGGAAAATCACCGGCGGGTGGGAAGCCGTACAGAACCGGCTGGACCATCTCTCTTCCGGGCTGATGGCGCTGGCGGCGCAGTATGGCTGGCAGCTGGCGGGCCTGATGATGATCGGCGGCGCACTATTACGCAGCGGCTGGCTGACCGGTCAGTTTTCCGCGCAGCACTATCGCCAGGCGGCGGCACGACTGCTGACGCCCGGATTCGCCATCGCGGTTGCCGGGGTGGCCGCGCAGTGGCTGTTACACTGGGAGTTTCGCTGGAGCGGCTTCTATCTGCAGACGCCGCGCGATCTCGCCAGTCCGCTCATCAGCCTGGGCTATGCCGCGCTCTGTCTGGCTTACTGGCCGCAGATAGCGCGCTGGCGTATCAGTCATGCCATCCAGTGTGTTGGCCGCATGGCGCTGACCAACTATCTGTTACAGTCACTTATCTGCACCACGCTTTTTTATCGCTTTAACCTCTATATGCACTTTACCCGGCTGGAACTGGTCATGATGGTGCCGCTGATATGGCTCATCAATATCCTGTTTTCACTCATCTGGTTACATTTCTTCGCTCAGGGTCCGCTGGAGTGGCTGTGGCGGCGGCTTACGCTGTTCTCCGCCGGTAAATCGCGCCTCACCGATCGCGCAGGATAA
- the folE gene encoding GTP cyclohydrolase I FolE, giving the protein MSTLSQEAALVHEALLARGLETPLRAPTRDIDDETRKSLIAGHMTEIMQLLNLDLEDDSLMETPHRIAKMYVDEVFSGLDYANFPKITVIENKMKVDEMVTVRDITLTSTCEHHFVIIDGKATVAYIPKDKVIGLSKINRIVQFFAQRPQVQERLTQQVLVALQTLLGTNNVAVSIDAVHYCVKARGVKDATSATTTTSLGGLFKSSQNTRQEFLRAVRHS; this is encoded by the coding sequence ATGAGCACCTTAAGTCAGGAAGCTGCCCTGGTCCATGAAGCGCTGCTGGCGCGAGGACTGGAAACGCCGTTACGTGCACCGACGCGCGACATTGATGACGAAACGCGTAAGAGCCTGATTGCCGGGCACATGACGGAGATCATGCAGCTGCTGAATCTGGATCTGGAAGATGACAGCCTGATGGAAACGCCACACCGCATCGCCAAAATGTATGTGGATGAGGTCTTTTCCGGTCTCGACTACGCCAACTTCCCGAAAATCACCGTTATCGAAAATAAGATGAAGGTTGATGAGATGGTGACCGTGCGCGACATCACCCTGACCAGCACCTGTGAACACCATTTTGTGATCATCGACGGTAAAGCCACCGTCGCCTATATCCCGAAAGATAAGGTGATTGGCCTGTCGAAAATCAACCGCATCGTCCAGTTCTTTGCCCAGCGTCCGCAGGTGCAGGAGCGTCTGACGCAGCAGGTTCTGGTCGCGCTGCAGACGCTGCTGGGCACCAATAATGTCGCCGTCTCCATTGATGCGGTGCATTACTGTGTGAAAGCGCGTGGCGTGAAAGATGCCACCAGCGCCACCACCACGACCTCCCTGGGCGGTCTGTTTAAGTCCAGTCAGAATACCCGCCAGGAATTTTTGCGCGCGGTGCGCCATAGTTGA
- a CDS encoding YbfB/YjiJ family MFS transporter — MALRVALSAFLTLFVAMGIGRFAFTPQVPLMIQAHQLTLTSASLVAAFNYLGYLCGSFDAMRAHRRVELRLQAGVWGAVILTLLSAFASGPWLHGAIRFLIGWASGWAMVLVAAWSNEQLHRHGRAGLSAAVFAGPGCGIFVSGLLGVLLHTLQVSAGVAWAAYGTLALLLIALITRHLPRPGELHRPDQTPVPLVLDRNLKRLVASYTLAGFGYILPATFLSQMAATRFPDGIFAQFVWPVFGGAAVIGIGLGILTRRWGHSHVRLALVLWAQALGVFAAALLPCFSGLLAGALLVGGGFLSVVQLSMLCARELAPDHLRYMAGLLTTGYAIGQLAGPLLSFLSAILWHRLEPALWVAGISLVWAGLLVWRRTG; from the coding sequence ATGGCGTTACGCGTCGCGCTCAGCGCGTTTTTAACTTTATTTGTGGCTATGGGGATTGGCCGCTTTGCCTTTACGCCCCAGGTGCCGCTGATGATTCAGGCACACCAGCTGACGCTTACCAGCGCCAGCCTGGTCGCCGCGTTTAACTATCTGGGCTATCTGTGCGGCTCGTTTGATGCGATGCGGGCGCACAGACGGGTCGAGCTGCGGCTGCAGGCGGGCGTGTGGGGCGCAGTGATCCTGACCCTGCTTTCCGCCTTCGCCAGCGGGCCATGGCTGCATGGCGCAATCCGCTTTCTGATTGGCTGGGCCAGCGGCTGGGCGATGGTGCTGGTCGCGGCCTGGAGCAATGAACAGCTGCATCGTCACGGGCGGGCAGGGCTGTCGGCCGCCGTTTTTGCCGGGCCAGGGTGCGGCATTTTTGTCAGCGGCCTGCTGGGCGTGCTGCTGCATACGCTGCAGGTCTCTGCCGGTGTGGCCTGGGCCGCCTACGGTACGCTGGCGCTGCTGCTGATCGCGCTCATCACCCGACATCTGCCGCGTCCGGGTGAACTGCATCGCCCCGATCAGACGCCTGTACCGCTGGTGCTGGATCGCAACCTTAAACGTCTGGTCGCGAGTTACACGCTGGCGGGCTTCGGCTACATTCTGCCCGCCACCTTTTTGTCGCAGATGGCGGCCACGCGCTTTCCTGACGGCATCTTCGCGCAGTTTGTCTGGCCCGTTTTTGGGGGCGCAGCGGTGATCGGCATCGGGCTGGGGATCCTGACACGCCGATGGGGGCACAGCCACGTCCGGCTGGCGCTGGTGCTCTGGGCGCAGGCGCTGGGCGTTTTTGCTGCGGCTCTGCTGCCATGCTTCAGCGGTCTGCTGGCAGGCGCGTTGCTGGTGGGCGGCGGCTTCCTCAGCGTGGTGCAGCTCTCAATGCTCTGTGCCCGCGAACTGGCACCTGACCATCTGCGCTACATGGCGGGCCTGCTCACCACCGGCTATGCGATCGGCCAGCTGGCCGGGCCGCTGCTCTCCTTTCTCTCTGCCATCCTCTGGCACCGGCTGGAGCCTGCCCTGTGGGTCGCCGGGATCAGCCTGGTCTGGGCGGGTCTGCTGGTCTGGCGACGAACCGGATAA
- a CDS encoding LysR family transcriptional regulator, producing MDLVQLRMFCSVAETGSLARAAEQLHRVPSNLTTRLRQLEEELGVDLFIREKQRIRLSPMGHNFLNYAQRILTLSEEAMSMTRTGKPAGNFALGSMESTAATRLPGLLAAYHQRFPAVALSLITGTSGEIIDRVREGTLAAALVDGPVAHDDLNGCIAFREEMVLITGLDHAPITTARDVQGDTLFAFRNSCSYRVKLESWYRDSQTAPDNVMEIQSYHAMLACVAGGAGVAMIPASVLKQMADRSRVQVHTLPPAYRDTATWLMWRRDAFTPNVEALKYLIIEQFDDRPLNDELMHPLQAAE from the coding sequence ATGGATCTGGTTCAGCTGCGTATGTTCTGTTCCGTCGCCGAAACGGGTTCACTGGCTCGCGCGGCAGAGCAGCTGCATCGCGTTCCCTCTAATCTCACCACGCGGCTGCGCCAGCTGGAAGAAGAATTAGGGGTGGATCTCTTTATTCGTGAGAAGCAGCGCATTCGCCTGTCGCCGATGGGCCATAATTTTCTCAACTATGCGCAGCGCATCCTGACACTGAGCGAAGAAGCGATGAGCATGACCCGCACCGGTAAACCGGCGGGCAACTTTGCGCTCGGCTCCATGGAGAGCACGGCAGCGACCCGTCTGCCCGGCCTGCTCGCCGCCTATCACCAGCGTTTTCCGGCGGTGGCGCTGTCGCTGATCACCGGCACCTCGGGCGAAATTATCGATCGGGTGCGTGAAGGCACCCTGGCCGCCGCACTGGTGGATGGCCCGGTCGCCCACGACGACCTGAATGGCTGTATCGCATTTCGTGAGGAGATGGTGCTGATCACCGGGCTCGACCATGCGCCGATTACCACAGCGCGCGACGTTCAGGGCGACACCCTGTTCGCCTTCCGCAACAGCTGCTCCTACCGGGTCAAGCTGGAGAGCTGGTATCGCGACAGCCAGACCGCGCCCGATAATGTGATGGAGATTCAGTCCTATCACGCCATGCTGGCCTGCGTGGCGGGCGGCGCCGGGGTCGCGATGATCCCGGCGTCGGTGCTGAAACAGATGGCGGATCGGTCGCGTGTGCAGGTCCACACGCTGCCTCCCGCTTACCGCGACACGGCCACCTGGCTGATGTGGCGACGCGACGCCTTTACGCCGAATGTTGAGGCGCTGAAGTATCTGATTATCGAACAGTTTGACGATCGTCCGCTCAATGATGAGCTGATGCATCCATTACAGGCGGCGGAATAA
- a CDS encoding S-(hydroxymethyl)glutathione dehydrogenase/class III alcohol dehydrogenase, translated as MNMIKTRAAVAWAAGEPLKIEEVDLMPPQKGEVLVRIVATGVCHTDAYTLSGTDPEGVFPAILGHEGGGIVEAVGEGVTSVEVGDHVIPLYTPECGKCKFCLSGKTNLCQAIRATQGKGLMPDGTTRFFKDGKPIFHYMGTSTFSEYTVIPEIALAKISKEAPLEEVCLLGCGVTTGMGAVMNTAKVKEGDTVAIFGLGGIGLSAVIGAKMAKAGRIIAIDLNTSKFDLARKLGATDLINPKDYDKPIQDVIVELTDGGVDFSFECIGNVNVMRSALECCHKGWGESVIIGVAGAGEEIATRPFQLVTGRVWRGSAFGGVKGRSQLPGIVQDYLDGKFALNDFITHTMPLEEINDAFDLMHEGKSIRSVVHFNK; from the coding sequence ATGAACATGATCAAAACCCGTGCCGCTGTTGCCTGGGCTGCTGGCGAACCGCTGAAAATCGAAGAAGTGGATTTGATGCCGCCGCAGAAAGGCGAAGTGCTGGTGCGTATTGTCGCGACCGGCGTCTGCCATACCGATGCCTATACCCTCTCCGGTACCGATCCGGAAGGCGTTTTCCCGGCGATCCTGGGCCATGAAGGTGGCGGCATCGTGGAAGCCGTGGGCGAAGGCGTGACCAGTGTGGAAGTGGGCGACCATGTGATCCCGCTCTATACGCCGGAATGTGGCAAATGTAAGTTCTGCCTGTCGGGCAAAACCAACCTCTGCCAGGCAATCCGCGCCACCCAGGGCAAAGGGCTGATGCCGGATGGCACTACCCGCTTCTTCAAAGATGGCAAACCGATTTTCCACTACATGGGCACCTCGACCTTCTCTGAATACACCGTCATCCCGGAGATCGCGCTGGCTAAAATCAGCAAAGAAGCGCCGCTGGAAGAGGTCTGTCTGCTGGGCTGCGGTGTCACCACCGGTATGGGCGCGGTGATGAACACCGCCAAGGTCAAAGAGGGTGACACCGTGGCGATCTTCGGTCTCGGCGGCATCGGTCTTTCCGCCGTGATCGGGGCGAAGATGGCGAAGGCGGGCCGCATCATCGCCATCGACCTTAACACCAGCAAATTCGATCTGGCGCGCAAGCTGGGTGCCACCGATCTGATCAACCCGAAAGATTACGATAAGCCGATTCAGGATGTGATTGTCGAGCTGACCGACGGCGGCGTGGACTTCTCATTTGAATGTATTGGTAACGTCAACGTGATGCGCTCGGCGCTGGAGTGCTGCCATAAAGGCTGGGGCGAGTCCGTGATTATCGGCGTTGCCGGTGCCGGTGAAGAGATCGCCACTCGTCCTTTCCAGCTGGTGACCGGTCGCGTCTGGCGTGGCTCCGCCTTTGGCGGCGTCAAGGGACGTTCGCAGCTGCCGGGCATCGTGCAGGATTATCTCGACGGCAAATTTGCGCTGAATGATTTCATCACCCATACCATGCCGCTGGAAGAGATCAACGACGCCTTTGATTTGATGCATGAAGGGAAATCAATTCGTTCGGTCGTGCATTTTAATAAGTAA